One Nocardiopsis gilva YIM 90087 genomic window, CGATTTCTCCATACGGAGCGCCAGCTGCTGTGTGCGGGCGTCGGCCCAGGCGGTGATCAGATCTTCTTTGCGCTGGAAATAGTTGAAAAATGTGCCACGCGCTACATCCGCGCGCTCGGCGATCTGATCGATGGTGGTCCGGTCGTAGCCCTGCTCCGCGAAGAGGGACAGGGCTGAAGCGTAGAGGCGGTCCTTGACCCTCTGCTTGTTTCGTTCTCGGCGCCCGAGGGGGCGGGCTGGGTCGGCGGCCATGGACTCCTCTTCCTCGCGTATCGGCTGGTGGTTCCCCCCGGTTACTCAATACTTATACTACAGTGCATCTTTGGCTTTGGGTGTTGGGTGTGGCGGATCGGCTCAGGTCGGTCCCTTCCCGCCCGCCACATGCCACCTGTCGTACAAGCCCCACGTCACCTGCGCTGATCGGCGAGGGATCGGGTGATGTCCCGCACAGGCTCACCGCCCAGCAGGCGCTGGGAGCTCACCGCGATCCCGAGGGATCGGTGGAGGCACACCCTGAGCTCCGTGGCCAGGAGCGAGTCCAGACCAAGAGCACGCAGTGGCTGGCCCTGGTCGATGCGGGACACCGAGACACCGAGGACAGTGGCGACCTGCTTCAGGACGTCATCCGGCGTGCGAGCCATGGGCGGGGAAGCCGGAGCGGGGCTCGGGGAGGCCATCGCCTGCCGGGGCGCCGGGACGGTAGGGACGGGGGTGTCTCGCGTCGACGTCTCGGACATCGGCCACATGGTGGTGGCCGGCGCGGCGGGAGCCGGAACGCTTGTGGCCAGCGCCGTACCGGCCGCTCCTGCCATTCGGCGCATCCTGACATCGCGGAACTCCGCCAGCTGCTTCCCGTTCGCGGTCATCAGTGCGACATCGCAGTGCGCGTACTCCGGTGCGGCCGCCACGCCGTTTTCCGGAGTGAAGCGGGCCATGGCCCAGTGACATTGGTCCATGTCGGCCTCTTCGGCGATACGGACATGGCCGAACGAGACGGGTACGTACGCGGAGGCCGCTGCGGCGTCACCCGGAGAGTGCGGCCACGCCGCGAGCATGACCAGCAGTCCCGCCTCCAGCGCCGCCGCCCGCGCGCCGCCGAAGGGGGCCATGCGCGCGACGGCCTGCCCATCCGTCCGCCACAACTGGGCGACGGTGCGCAGAGCGTGGTCGATGGTGAATCCGCCTGCCTCGGTTCGACGGTAGAACTCCGCCGCGGGTACGTACTCCGTGCACCGTGTCAGGTAGGAGTCCAGCAGCCGCAGGCCGTGCCGGGCCTCTTTCTCCGCCGGTTCCGCGTCGGGTCGCGCGCCTCCGCCTGTGTCGGCCATGCGGACCCTTCCAGCCAGGCACGGCTGGCCCTCATGCGCCCCGTTGGCGGCCGGACGCGCGGTGACGGCGAAGAGGAACACCCCCGGCCGAGTCGTGGGCGTGAGCGTGACCCGAACGGCGGCATCGCGGCTCCGCGCCAGGTCCAGAGGGTGATCGCCGAATTCCACGTCTTCCACGACGCACGGTCCGTTGCCCACGAGCTCGCTCGCCGTATGGAGAACGGCCGCGACGTAGACCACCGGGGGCACGATCGTTCCGCCTCGCGCGTGCACCCCGGCGCCGAAGTCGTCCAGGCCCAGTTCACGGAGGCCGATCTCGCGTACCAGCTCGGGTGGCACGGCAGCGGCCCGGGCGGGTTCCCGCCTGAACTGCTGTGTGTCCCAGGCGTACAGCGGAAGTCGCACCCGCGGCACGGGGCCGGAGAACCAGCGGCCCCAGTCGACTCGGCCGCCGAGGGTGAACACCCGGCCCAGCGTCCGCGTGATGTTCTCGTACTCGTCCTGCCGGCGTTTCAGGGTCGCCACCGCGGAGGCCGGAGCCCCCTGCCCGTCCAGGGTCTCCGTCAGGGACTGGACCAGCACAGGGTGCGGACTGACCTCGACGAAGACCGTCTCCTCCTTAGCGATCGCCTGGACTGCCCCGACGAAGCGCACGCGCTCTCGGAGGTTGTCCATCCAGTACGCGGCATCCAACTCGGTCCCCTGGAGCGGCGCACACCGGGCGGAGGAGAACATCTGGATCTCCGACGGTACGGGCACGAGGTCGCGCAGATCCGCGAGCAATGACTCGCGCAGCGCCTCCACGCCTGGGGAGTGCGAGGCCACGTTCACCTTGACGAAGCGGCACCAGACCCCCGCGTCCTCGAACCCTTCGGCCAGGTGCCGCAGCGCTTCGGGGTCGCCGGCGAGGACGGTGAGACGCGGTGCGTTCTCGGCGGCGACGCCCACGACGTCACCATAGGGAGCGGCGGACCGGTCCGCCTCGTCCGCACTGAGCTCGACGGCGAGCATCGCCCCGTGTCCCGCGAGCCCCTGCATCAGTCTGCTCCGCCTGCAGATGACCGCGGCCGCGTCGCGCAGCGACAGTCCTCCGGACACGCAGGCGGCCGCGGCCTCTCCCATGCTGTGCCCCAGGCACAGATCCGGTTCGATGCCCCTGTCCCGCAGCAGGGTGGCCAGCGACACCTCCATGGCCCACAGCAGCGGCTGCACCACCGCTACGTCGGAGGGGAACTCCTCGCCGTCGGCCGTCAGCAGCTCGATGACCGACCACCCCAGCTCTTCCTTGATGGCGGCGTCGCATTCGGCCATGACCCGGCCGAACACCGCGTCGGTGGCGAGCAGGTGCCGCCCCATGCCGATCCACTGCGAACCCTGTCCAGGAAAGACGAAGGCGATCCTGCGGTCCGCGCCGAACGGCGCGCGGCCGATGCCGCCGTCCGGGACCTCCTCGTCGGCGGCCAAGGCGCGCAGCGTGGCGGCGAGTTCGTCGTGCGTCCTCCCCACCGCCCAGAGGCGGTACGGATGCGCCTCGCGCTGCCGGGCGGCGGCATGGCAGATGTCCCCGAGCGCCACGTCGCGTCCCGTGCCCCCGGGTTCGAGGAACGCGGCGTAGCGTTCGGCCAGTCGGCGCAGGGATCCGGAGGTCCGCGCGCTGAGAACGAGCAGAGAGGGCCGGGTGCCGTCATCGGGCTGCCGGGACGGCGCCTCGGAGACGGCGTCGGGCGCGTACTCGCCGACGATCACATGGGCGTTGGTTCCCGAAAGGCCGAAGGAACTGACGCCCAGGACGGCGGTCGGCCCCGCGGGCTCCACGGGGGTGTTGTGCGCGACGCCGTCGATGGGAACCGTGTCGTCGGCGAGGAGAGGGTGGGGATTGCTCAGGTGCAGCGACGCCGGAATGACGCCGTGCTGGGCGATCAGTACCGCCTTGATCAGCCCGGCGATCCCCGCCGCGGCCTCGGCGTGGCCGATGTTGGTCTTGACGGAGCCGACCCGCAGCGGGCGGGAGGAGGATGCGTCGGCCCGCACCGCCTCGGCGAGGGCGCGCAGTTCGACGTCGTCGCCGACCTGGGTACCGGTGCCGTGCGCTTCGACGTAGTCCAGCTGCGAAGGCGTGACGCCGACGCTCTGGCACGCCGCGCGGACCATCTCGACCTGCCCGGATACCGCCGGTTGCAGCAGCAGCCCACTGCCCTTGCCGTCGTTGGTCACCGCGCTGCCGCGGAGCACGGCCAGGACGGGGTCACCGTCACGCACCGCGTCGGACAGGCGCTTGAGAACGACGGCGCCGACCCCCTCGCTGCGGACGAAGCCGTTGGCGTAGCTGTCGGCGAACTTGCAGCGGCCGTCCGGTGAGAGCATCTCCCCCTGCGAGTAGGCGATCGCGTCGGATGGCGAGAGTATGGCGTTGACGCCCCCGGCGATGGCGAGGTCGCTCTCGCCGGTCAGCAGACTCTGCCGGGCCATGTGCACCGCCACCAGTGACGAGGAGCAGGCGGTGTCCACCATGAGGCTCGGTCCGCGCAGGTCGAGCGCGAACGAGACGCGTCCCGCGGTCACCGCTCTGAGGCGGCTTCCCACCATGCCGTGCACGTCGTGGATCCCGGCGGGGTCGGCGACGTCCGCGTAGTCGGAGGTCGCCTGCCCCACGAAGACGCCCGTGCGGCTGCCTGCCAGAGACGACGGGACGATCCCGGCGTCTTCCAGCGCTTCCCAGACGACGTGCAGCAGGATCCGCTGCTGCGGGTCCATGGTCTGCGCTTCACGCGCGGAGATACCGAAGAAGCCGGCGTCGAATCCGTACAGGTCGTCGATGAATCCCCCGTGCTGGGAGACGGTCTTGCCAGGTTCGCCCGGGGAGGAGGTGTGGTGCGACCGTACGTCGAAACGGTCTTCCGGGACGAGCGTGACGGCGTCGATGTTGTTCTCCAGCAGGTCCCAGAACTCGCTGACTCCGTTCGCGCGAGGAAACCTGCATCCCATGCCGACTACGGCGATCTCGGACATGTCGCTGTGCTTCACGAACCCCTCATGTGCCTAGTTCGGGATTCAAAAGTAAACCGAAGGACAACTTTGGTGTCCAGTAGCCCTGTGCGTGGATAGGGTCAACGGGATGTCACGGTTCATCGTTATCCCAGGTCAGTGGGTATCTTCTTGGGAAGGGTGCTGGAGTTGGGGTGATGGATTCAGCGACTATTTTTGAACGATGGATGTTCTGGAGCGTATTAATGTACTGTTGTCCATAATTTGATGAGCGCGAGTGTGCCTGGACGCGATGCTGGCTCGTTAGTGTCCGTCCGCTGGCGAGAGAGGAGGACGGATGATCGCTCGAGTGCTCGGCCCTCTGCGTGTGACGGTGGGCGATGTATCAGTGGTCCCGACACCGCTGAAGGCCAAGAAGCTCTTGGCTCTGCTCGTCCTGAACCGTGACCGGGTGGTGCAGCGCGCGACCATCGAGCGCGAGCTGTGGGGGCTGGACGTGCCTATGAGCGCGTCTACCGGGATCCAGAACTGTGTGATGCAGATCCGCAAGTGCCTAGGCCTGGCACAGGACCAGGCCCCCGCGGTGCCTCTCCCGAAGAAGGTGCTGATCACCGAGCCCACGGGGTATCGGCTGGCCGTACCGGGGGATCATTTCGATGTGTCGCGCCACCGCGGGCTCGTCGCCGCGGCGGGCCGGGCGGAGGCCGAGGGCGACCTGGCGGAGGCCTCAGCCCAGCTGAACAACGCCTTGAGCCTGTGGCGGGACGCGCCACTGGCCGACGTCCCGGCCGGCCCGGTACTGCAGTCGCACGTTCGGCGGCTTCAGGAGGAACGCAAGTCGATTCTGGTTCAGCGCGTCGCGCTGGATCTCCGGCTGCGCAGGTACACCGAAGTTATTGGTGAGCTGCACGCGCTGGCGGCGCTCAACCCGTACGACGAGGTGCTGTACGAGTACCTGATCCTAGCCCTCTGCCTCTCCGGACGGCGCAACGACGCGCTCTCCGTCTACCAGGAGTTGCGTGCCGCGATGATCGACGAACTCGGACTGGAGCCCTCGCCGCGGCTCCGGACCCTGCAACAGCAGATCCTGAGCTGCGACGCCGACTTCGACGACGCCCTGGAGCAGCGGGTCTCAGGCAGGACGGAGCTGGTCCGGGCCTGACCGGACCGATCGAGAGCCGGTCGGGAGGTGTGGGTGCGCCCCTACCCGACCGCGAAGTGCGATCGTGCGACCGCGAGGGAGGCGGAAAGCTCGTCGACGAGGACGCCGTGCCCGAAGGGGGCGAAGGGGAAGAAGTGTCCGCCATCGACGAGCCGCTCCCGGAAGGCGCCGGACGTGAAGGTGGCCCACAGCGGCAGTACGTCCGGGGGGATGAGCGGGTCATCCGTTCCGGCCAGCGCGGTCAGCGGCACGCCGAGGCGCAGATGGTCGACCGCCCCCAGCGCCTCCGCGGTGAGTGACAGGTCGTGGGCCAGAGTCTGCTGGGCGCGACTGAGACCGGGAGCCTGCAGTGCGTCGCCGGGCAGCTTGTGCAGGGCGAAGATCTCGGCCATCCCCTCGGGAGACGACACCCGCCGCGGATCCGGGTAGCCCCGCGTGCCCGGCATCGAGCAGCTGGCCACCACGCCGTCACACGCGCTGACGTGCGCGGTGGCGAGAGCCAGGAGCGCCCCCATGCTGTGCCCGTAGAAGACGGTGGGGCGGGGAGGGAACGCGTGCAGTTCCGCGCGGATGGCCGCCACCGCGGCGGCCATCGTGGTGCGCGGCGACTCTCCCGCGCGCCTATCCCTCCCGGGCAGGGTCACACCGACCGACTCCACGTCCTCCGGCAGGTCGGACACGATCCTCAGGTAGCGGGAGGCACCCGAGCCCGCATGCGGGAAGACGATGAGGCGGCTGTCGGGTCGCGGCGCGGGGCGCAGCACTTCGGTCCAGTGGTTCGGGCGCGACGTCATGAGGAGGGCACTCCGGGGCTCTCGGGCTCGCGTTGACGGATCGACGGTGAGCGGCACGGGGGCACGGTGCCGGGTCGGTGGTGGTCAGGTGCCCCGGCACCGCCAGGAGCCCGCGGACCGGCCGGGCGACCGGCGAGAGTCGCTCCATGGGGCGGGGGCGGGGGCCGGTGCGGGCGCCGGGGCGGCGGAGCCCCTGAGGACCGCGGTCAGGACGACGGTCAGCGCGGCCAGCTCGGCCGTATCCGGGTTGCCCCGGACCACCACGAGGGACGTGTCCGCCGTCATGTCGGAGGGTTCCCGTGCTTGCGCGACGGCAGATCCGCGTGCTTCGCGCGCAGCATCGCCAGCGAGCGGATCAGCACGGAGCGGGTGTCCGCGGGGTCGATGACATCGTCGACCAGTCCCCGCTCCGCGGCGTAGTAGGGGTGCATCAGCTCGGCCTTGTACTCCTTGACCATCAGCTCGCGCATGGCGTCGGGGTCGTCAGCGGCGGCGATCTGCCTGCGGAAGATGACGTTGGCCGCACCCTCGGCCCCCATGACCGCGATCTCGTTGCCGGGCCACGCGAAGGCGAGGTCAGCGCCGACCGAGCGCGAGTCCATGACGATGTACGCTCCGCCGTACGCCTTGCGCAGCACCACCGAGATGCGGGGCACCGTGGCGTCGCAGTAGGCGTAAAGGAGTTTGGCGCCATGGCGGATGATGCCGCCGTGTTCCTGGTCGACGCCGGGGAGGAAGCCCGGGACGTCGAGAAGGGTCACGAGGGGGATGCTGAAGGCGTCGCACATCTGCACGAAACGGGCGGCCTTCTCCGAGGAGTGGATGTCGAGGACCCCCGCCATGCTCGCGGGCTGGTTCGCGACGATGCCCACGACACCGCCGTCCAGGCGGGCGAGCGTGCAGACCACGTTGGGCGCCCACCGCTCGTGGACTTCCAGGTACTCGTGCTCATCGACGATTTCCTCGATGACCCGGCGCACGTCGTACGCCTGGTTGCCCCTGACCGGGACCAGGTCCGACAGCTCCTCGCACCGCCGATCCGCGGGATCCTCGGCGGGCTCGTGCGGGGGCAGTTCGCGGTTGTTCGCCGGGAGCAGGGACAGCAGGTACCGCACCTCCTCCAAGCAGGTCGCCTCGTCGTCGTAGGCGAAGTGGGCCACACCGGACGTCTCGGCGTGCACGTCCGCGCCGCCCAGGCCGTTCTGGGTCATCTCCTCTCCGGTCACGGCGCGCACCACATCAGGGCCGGTGATGAACATCTGCGACGTGTCGCGGACCATGAAGACGAAGTCCGTTAGCGCCGGGGAGTAGGCCGCGCCACCGGCACACGGGCCGAGCATCACGGAGATCTGCGGAATGACGCCCGAGGCCCTGGTATTGCGCTGGAAGATGCCGCCGTATCCGGCCAGCGCCGAGACCCCCTCCTGGATACGCGCTCCAGCGCCGTCGTTGAGCGAGACCAGCGGTGCCCCGGCCGCGATCGCCAGGTCCATGACCTTGTGGATCTTCTCGGCATGGGACTCGCCGAGTGCCCCGCCGAAGATCCGGAAGTCATGGGCGTACACGAAGACCTGGCGGCCGTGGACCGTGCCCCACCCCGTGACGACACCGTCGGTGTGCGGACGGCGCGCCTCCAGTCCGAATCCGGTCGCCCGGTGGCGGCGCAGCGGCTCGATCTCGGTGAAGGAGCCCTCGTCCAGCAGCAGGTCCAAGCGCTCGCGCACGGTCAGCTTGCCCTTGGCGCGCTGCCGCTCGGCCGCCGCCGGATCGCCTTCGTACACCGAGCGCTTCAGCGCGTGCAGTTCCCGCGCCCGATCCCGTAGGCAGGACTCCTCGACCGTCCCGCGGGGCGCGTCGAGCGCCGCGCCGTTCACTTCCGCCATCGGTGGCACTCTCCCGTTCTCCTTTCGTAGCGGTACGCCTGGGCCGACATCAGTGCCCCATGCCCAGCCCGCCGCTGACCGGAAGTACCGCGCCGGTGATGTAACTGGCGTCCTCACTGGCCAGGAAGCGGATCGCGGCCACCACCTCGTCGACCGTCCCCGGGCGGCCCAGCGGGGTCATCCGCATGACGTCGTCCATGCGCCGCTCCGAGAGAGCGGCGGTCATGTCGGTGGAGATGATTCCGGGCGCCACGACGTTCACGGTGATGCCGCGGTCTCCCAGTTCCCACGCCAGGGAGCGGGCCAGCCCCATCAACCCGGCCTTGGACGCCGCGTAGTTGGTCTGGCCCGGCGCTCCGAGGAAGCCGAGCGCCGACGAGAGCAGGACCACGCGTCCCCGCCGGGCCGGAAGCATACTCCGCACCGCTGTGCGGACCGCGTTGAACGCCCCGGTCAGGTTGGTCGCCAGGACGTCGCCGAACTGCTGGTCGCTCATCCGGAGGAGCGGGGTGTCCTGGGTGATCCCGGCGTTGGCCACGAGCACCTCCACCGCCCCGTGTTCGGCTTCCGCCTCCCGCACGGCACGTTCGACCTCCGCGGGCTCGGCGACGTCGGCCTTGACGCCGAGCAGCCCTTCGGGCGGATTGCCGGACCGGTGGCACACCGCCACCTTGTCCCCGTCCGCGGCGAAGGCCCGGGCCACGGCCAGACCGATTCCGCGGCTGCCTCCAGTCACGAAGACCGAGCGGTTCATCGACTCCTCCTTTCACGGGCCCGGGCCACCGGGGCGCCGTGCGCGTTTCCCGGTCCGGGGGGACCGGGGGTGGGATCCCGGCTCCTACGCCGGGGTGAATACGAGAGCGGCGTTGTGGCCGCCGAACCCTAGAGACGTACTGACGGCCACGTTCACCTGGACCGTGCGCGCCTCCTCGGCGACGACGTCCAGGCCGAGCGCGGGGTCGAGGTTCTTCAGGTTCGCCGTCGGCGGCACGACGCCGTGCTGCGCCGCCAGCACCGTGTAGGCCGCCTCGATGGCGCCCGCCGCCGCCAGCGAGTGCCCGGTGACGCCCTTGGTCGAGGTGACAGCGGGCCCTCGGCCCAACACACGGCTGAGCATCCGCCCCTCGATGAGGTCGTTCATCGGAGTCGCGGTGCCGTGCGCGTTGACATGGTCGACGTCGTCCGGTTCCACCCCGGCGTCCGCCAGGGCGGCACGCAGTGCCCGCTCGATGCCCTGTCCGTCCGGGTCAGGGGCGGTGGCGTGGTGGGCATCGGAGGAGGCTCCGTAGCCGCTGACGGTCGCGCGGATCGCCGCACCCCTGGCCCGGGCATCGGCCGTTCGTTCCAGGACCAACACCCCGGCCGCCTCAGCGGCGACGAATCCGTTCCGCTCAGCGTCGAAGGGCTTACTGGCATGCTCGGGCGCGTCCCGCGACTTGGACAGGGCCCCCATCTTGCACAGCCCCGCCATCACCGTCGGGGTGAGCGCGGACTCGGTCGCACCCGCCAGGACGATGTCGCAGACCCCGTCCCGCAGCAGGTCCCGCGCCGTGCCGACGGCCGTCGCGCCCGACGCGCACGCGGTGGCGGTGACCAGGCTGGGCCCCAGGGCCCCGCAGTCCATCGCCACGTATCCGGCGGCCATGTTCGGCATGTACTTGGTCACCAACAGGGGGGAGACCTTCGCCGGGCCGCTGTCGCGGAGTGCGCCGTGCTGCTCTTCGAACGTCGCCGCTCCGCCCAGCGAGTTGCCGAGCACTACCCCCACCCGGGTGCCGTCCCACGACGTCGGATCCCACCCGGCGTCCTCGACCGCCATACGGGAGGCGACGAGGGCCAGTTGCACGAACCGCTCCAGTTGCCAGGAGGCGAATCCCCCCAGCAGCTCAGCCGCGTCGAACCCCGGCACCCTGCAGGAGAAGTCGACCGACAGGTCGCCGAGCGCACCGTCCGGCGTCGCGCAGGACCGCCCGGACAGCACCCGCTCCCAGTTCTCCTCGACGCCGATCCCGGCGGGGGTGACCAGTCCGAGGCCGGTGACGGCGATGTCGCCGCTGCTCACCGCCATCAGGCCGCCGCTCCCTTGGACACCAGGAGCTCGACGAGGTCGTCGATGGTGTGCTC contains:
- a CDS encoding type I polyketide synthase, whose translation is MKHSDMSEIAVVGMGCRFPRANGVSEFWDLLENNIDAVTLVPEDRFDVRSHHTSSPGEPGKTVSQHGGFIDDLYGFDAGFFGISAREAQTMDPQQRILLHVVWEALEDAGIVPSSLAGSRTGVFVGQATSDYADVADPAGIHDVHGMVGSRLRAVTAGRVSFALDLRGPSLMVDTACSSSLVAVHMARQSLLTGESDLAIAGGVNAILSPSDAIAYSQGEMLSPDGRCKFADSYANGFVRSEGVGAVVLKRLSDAVRDGDPVLAVLRGSAVTNDGKGSGLLLQPAVSGQVEMVRAACQSVGVTPSQLDYVEAHGTGTQVGDDVELRALAEAVRADASSSRPLRVGSVKTNIGHAEAAAGIAGLIKAVLIAQHGVIPASLHLSNPHPLLADDTVPIDGVAHNTPVEPAGPTAVLGVSSFGLSGTNAHVIVGEYAPDAVSEAPSRQPDDGTRPSLLVLSARTSGSLRRLAERYAAFLEPGGTGRDVALGDICHAAARQREAHPYRLWAVGRTHDELAATLRALAADEEVPDGGIGRAPFGADRRIAFVFPGQGSQWIGMGRHLLATDAVFGRVMAECDAAIKEELGWSVIELLTADGEEFPSDVAVVQPLLWAMEVSLATLLRDRGIEPDLCLGHSMGEAAAACVSGGLSLRDAAAVICRRSRLMQGLAGHGAMLAVELSADEADRSAAPYGDVVGVAAENAPRLTVLAGDPEALRHLAEGFEDAGVWCRFVKVNVASHSPGVEALRESLLADLRDLVPVPSEIQMFSSARCAPLQGTELDAAYWMDNLRERVRFVGAVQAIAKEETVFVEVSPHPVLVQSLTETLDGQGAPASAVATLKRRQDEYENITRTLGRVFTLGGRVDWGRWFSGPVPRVRLPLYAWDTQQFRREPARAAAVPPELVREIGLRELGLDDFGAGVHARGGTIVPPVVYVAAVLHTASELVGNGPCVVEDVEFGDHPLDLARSRDAAVRVTLTPTTRPGVFLFAVTARPAANGAHEGQPCLAGRVRMADTGGGARPDAEPAEKEARHGLRLLDSYLTRCTEYVPAAEFYRRTEAGGFTIDHALRTVAQLWRTDGQAVARMAPFGGARAAALEAGLLVMLAAWPHSPGDAAAASAYVPVSFGHVRIAEEADMDQCHWAMARFTPENGVAAAPEYAHCDVALMTANGKQLAEFRDVRMRRMAGAAGTALATSVPAPAAPATTMWPMSETSTRDTPVPTVPAPRQAMASPSPAPASPPMARTPDDVLKQVATVLGVSVSRIDQGQPLRALGLDSLLATELRVCLHRSLGIAVSSQRLLGGEPVRDITRSLADQRR
- a CDS encoding AfsR/SARP family transcriptional regulator; translation: MIARVLGPLRVTVGDVSVVPTPLKAKKLLALLVLNRDRVVQRATIERELWGLDVPMSASTGIQNCVMQIRKCLGLAQDQAPAVPLPKKVLITEPTGYRLAVPGDHFDVSRHRGLVAAAGRAEAEGDLAEASAQLNNALSLWRDAPLADVPAGPVLQSHVRRLQEERKSILVQRVALDLRLRRYTEVIGELHALAALNPYDEVLYEYLILALCLSGRRNDALSVYQELRAAMIDELGLEPSPRLRTLQQQILSCDADFDDALEQRVSGRTELVRA
- a CDS encoding thioesterase II family protein; this translates as MTSRPNHWTEVLRPAPRPDSRLIVFPHAGSGASRYLRIVSDLPEDVESVGVTLPGRDRRAGESPRTTMAAAVAAIRAELHAFPPRPTVFYGHSMGALLALATAHVSACDGVVASCSMPGTRGYPDPRRVSSPEGMAEIFALHKLPGDALQAPGLSRAQQTLAHDLSLTAEALGAVDHLRLGVPLTALAGTDDPLIPPDVLPLWATFTSGAFRERLVDGGHFFPFAPFGHGVLVDELSASLAVARSHFAVG
- a CDS encoding acyl-CoA carboxylase subunit epsilon, producing MTADTSLVVVRGNPDTAELAALTVVLTAVLRGSAAPAPAPAPAPAPWSDSRRSPGRSAGSWRCRGT
- a CDS encoding acyl-CoA carboxylase subunit beta; amino-acid sequence: MAEVNGAALDAPRGTVEESCLRDRARELHALKRSVYEGDPAAAERQRAKGKLTVRERLDLLLDEGSFTEIEPLRRHRATGFGLEARRPHTDGVVTGWGTVHGRQVFVYAHDFRIFGGALGESHAEKIHKVMDLAIAAGAPLVSLNDGAGARIQEGVSALAGYGGIFQRNTRASGVIPQISVMLGPCAGGAAYSPALTDFVFMVRDTSQMFITGPDVVRAVTGEEMTQNGLGGADVHAETSGVAHFAYDDEATCLEEVRYLLSLLPANNRELPPHEPAEDPADRRCEELSDLVPVRGNQAYDVRRVIEEIVDEHEYLEVHERWAPNVVCTLARLDGGVVGIVANQPASMAGVLDIHSSEKAARFVQMCDAFSIPLVTLLDVPGFLPGVDQEHGGIIRHGAKLLYAYCDATVPRISVVLRKAYGGAYIVMDSRSVGADLAFAWPGNEIAVMGAEGAANVIFRRQIAAADDPDAMRELMVKEYKAELMHPYYAAERGLVDDVIDPADTRSVLIRSLAMLRAKHADLPSRKHGNPPT
- the fabG gene encoding 3-oxoacyl-ACP reductase FabG, producing MNRSVFVTGGSRGIGLAVARAFAADGDKVAVCHRSGNPPEGLLGVKADVAEPAEVERAVREAEAEHGAVEVLVANAGITQDTPLLRMSDQQFGDVLATNLTGAFNAVRTAVRSMLPARRGRVVLLSSALGFLGAPGQTNYAASKAGLMGLARSLAWELGDRGITVNVVAPGIISTDMTAALSERRMDDVMRMTPLGRPGTVDEVVAAIRFLASEDASYITGAVLPVSGGLGMGH
- a CDS encoding beta-ketoacyl-[acyl-carrier-protein] synthase family protein, whose translation is MAVSSGDIAVTGLGLVTPAGIGVEENWERVLSGRSCATPDGALGDLSVDFSCRVPGFDAAELLGGFASWQLERFVQLALVASRMAVEDAGWDPTSWDGTRVGVVLGNSLGGAATFEEQHGALRDSGPAKVSPLLVTKYMPNMAAGYVAMDCGALGPSLVTATACASGATAVGTARDLLRDGVCDIVLAGATESALTPTVMAGLCKMGALSKSRDAPEHASKPFDAERNGFVAAEAAGVLVLERTADARARGAAIRATVSGYGASSDAHHATAPDPDGQGIERALRAALADAGVEPDDVDHVNAHGTATPMNDLIEGRMLSRVLGRGPAVTSTKGVTGHSLAAAGAIEAAYTVLAAQHGVVPPTANLKNLDPALGLDVVAEEARTVQVNVAVSTSLGFGGHNAALVFTPA